In Micromonospora cremea, the genomic window CCACGCCGGCCAGCGCTCCACCCCAGACCAGGGCCAGCATCACGGTGGCCGGTCGCGGCGCGAGCAGCAGCGCGCAGAACGGTGTGTACGTGCCGGCGATGAACACGAAGATCATCGAGTGGTCCATCCGGCGCATCACCTGGTAGCCGCGCTCCGACCACACGCGACGGTGGTACAGCGCGCTGGTGCCGAAGAGCACACACACGGTCAGGCTGTAGATGACGCAGCTCACCAGGGGTGCCCAGCCCGGCCGGGTGGCGGCGATCGAGCACAGCACGATGCCGCAGACCAGGGCGACGAAGAAGGCGTACGTGTGCAGCCAGCCGCGCATCCGGGGCTTACCGATGTCGACCGGCTTCAGTCGAAGCGGGGCGGAGGTGGTCACGACATCAGGTTACGGCACCGTAGGTTACTTGCAAGTAGTCGCGCCGGTGACGCCCGGCACCGTCGCCGCGCACCCCCCGCAGACACGACATCGGCGAAGATGAGCGGATGCGGATCCGACCCGTCGGGGCGCACGCCCTGCTGCTCGACTGCTCCGCGCCCGCGGACGTGGCCCAGGCCGCCCTCGTCGACGCGTGGCGGGCCGAGCTGTGGCGCCGCCGCGAGCGGGGCGAGCTGACCGCAGTCGAGATCGTGCCGGCCGCCAGCACCGTCCTGCTCGACGGCCTGCCCGACCCGGCCGCCACAGCCGACCTGCTGCGCCGTTGGGCACCGACGGTCGCCGCTTCCAGCAGCCACGCCGAAGGCGCGGCGGACCGGATGGGCGAACGGGAATCTGGCGAGGTCATCGTCCCGGTCGACTTCGACGGGCCCGACCTGCCGGCGGTCGCCCAGCACTGGGAGGTCGACGTGCCCGCCGTACTGCGCCGGTTGACCGGCACCCGGTTCCGGGTCGCCTTCTGCGGCTTCGCCCCCGGGTTCCCCTACCTGACCGGGCTGCCCGCCGAGCTGGCGCTGCCCCGGCTGGCCACCCCACGCCCCCGCGTGCCGGCCGGCTCGGTCGCCCTGGCCGGCCCGTACGCCGGCATCTACCCGAGCGCGTCCCCCGGCGGCTGGCTGCTGGTCGGCCGGACCGAGCTGGTTCTCTTCGACGTACACGCCGACCCGCCGGCACGGCTCGGCCCGGGCACCCGGGTCCGGTTGGCGGCGGCGTGACCCGTCCCGCCGAAATCGAGGTGCTCCGCGCCGGCGCGCTCACCACCGTGCAGGACCTGGGCCGGCCCGGCTGGGCACACCTTGGCGTACCCCGGTCCGGGGCCCTCGACCCGGCCGCCCTGCGGCTGGCCAACCGGCTGGTCGGCAACCCGGAACAGGCCGCCGGCCTGGAGATCACCCTGACCGGCTGCGTGCTGCGGCTGACCCGGGCCACCACCGTGGCGATCACCGGAGCCGACGTGCCGATCCGTGCCGGCGACCGCCCCGGCGACACCGGACGCCCGCTCACCGTGCCGGCCGGCACGGTGCTGCGGATCGGCCCGGCGCATCGGGGCGTACGGAGCTGGCTGGCCGTGGCCGGCGGGATCGACGTGCCGGCCGTGCTCGGAAGCCGGGCCACCGACACCCTCTCTGGGCTCGGCCCGTCCCCGCTGCGGGACAATGACCGGCTGCCGCTGGGCGAGCCGTTCGACGAGCCCGCGCCGGTGGACGTGACCGTCGGCCCCGCACCCCCGGCCGAGCTGCACCTGATCCTGCGCCCCGGCCCCCGCGACGACTGGTTCACCCCGACCGCGTTCGACCGGCTGCTCGGCACCCCGTACACCATCAGCCCGGTCAGCAACCGGGTCGGCGCGCGGCTCGCCGGCGCGCCGCTGCCCCGCGCGGTCGCCGGCGAACTGCCCACCGAGGGCCTCGTGCTCGGCGGGGTGCAGGTGCCGGCGGACGGCCAACCCCTCATCTTCCTCGCCGACCACCCCACCACCGGCGGATACCCCGTCATCGGGGTGGTCAGCGACGTGACCCCGCTCGCGCAGGCCCGGCCAGGTACTACCGTCAGATTCCATGGACCTCAACGCTGACCTGGGCGAGGGATTCGGCATCTGGCGACTCGGCGACGACGAGGCACTGCTGGGCCTGGTCACCTCCGCCAACGTCGCCTGCGGCTTCCACGGCGGCGACCCGTCCACCATGCGGCGGGTCTGCGAGGGCGCCGCGCGGCGCGGGGTGGCGGTGGGCGCGCAGGTCGGCTACCGGGACCTGGCCGGCTTCGGCCGGCGGCACATCGCGTACGACTTCGCCGAGCTACGCGACGAGGTGACCTACCAGCTCGGGGCGCTCAGCGCGTTCTGCCAGCTGTTCAATACCCGGGTCCGCTACCTCAAGCCGCACGGGGCGCTCTACCACGCGGCCGCCACCGACGAGTCCCAGGCGGCGGCGGTGGTTGCCGCGGTGACCGGTTACAGCCCCGAGCTGCCCGTGCTCTGCATGCCCGGCTCGACGCTCGCCCAGCTCGCCGTCGGCGCCGGCCTGCCGGTGGTCGCCGAGGCCTTCGCCGACCGTGGCTACCTGCCCAACGGGGTGTTGGTGCCCCGCGGCACCCCCGGCGCGCTGATCACCGACCCGGACGCGGTGGCCACCCGGGCGGTACGGATCGCCACCGAACGGACCGTGGTGGCGGTGGACGGCACGGTCATCCCCTGCCCGGCGGACTCGATCTGCGTGCACGGCGACACACACAACGCGGTTTCCGCCACGGAGCTGGTCCGCGCCAGCCTCATCGACGCCGGCGTCCCACTAGCCCCGTTCGCGTGAAAGGAAGGGCCCCTTCTTATCAGATTTTGTCGTACAAGGGGCCCTTCCTGACAGCTAGGCGTCGAGGCCGCGCAGCACCAACGGGAGCCGGGTCGCGGCGCCGTCGACCACGCGGACCGGGACGCCCCAGTCCTGGCGGGTCAGGTGGCAGGCCGCGTGCTCGACGTCCGCGTCGCAGGTCGCCGCCTGGGCGGTCACCTGGAGCACCCCATCGGTGACCTCGCCGTTGAGCACCAGCCGGCGGGACAGCTCGGTGCCCGTGCCGGCACCCTCCATCAGCAGCTCGGGCGGGGACGCGGAGACCACCAGCCGGGTCGACGGCCCGTACGTCTCGTCCAGCTTCTGCCCCGGCGCGGGGGTGAAGACGACGTCGAGGGTGACCTCACCGGCCGCGACGTCGGTGGGCTTCCGCTCGGTGCGGTGCCGGGGGCCATCCACCGTGCTGGCGCCGGCGGCCGACAGCGAACCCGGGGCCAACCGGGTCAGCCGGTGCGCGGCGGACTCCACGACCAGCACCTCGCCGGCCGGGGTGAGCACCAGGTCGCTCGGCTCGGCCAGCCCGTCGACGACCGTGGACACCTGACCGGTCGACGGGTCGAAGCGGCGCACCGCGCCGTTGTAGGTGTCCGCGATCAGCACCGAGTCGTCCGGCAGCGCGCAGACGCCCAGCGGGTGCTGGAGCAGCGCCGACTCCGCCGGCCCGTCCACGTGACCGAAGTCGAACAGGCCCTGCCCGACGGCGGTGCCCAGCACGCCGTTCTCGACGTACCGGACCGCGCTGGTCTCGCTGTCGGCGATCCAGAGCCGGGTGCCGTCGGCGGAGACGGAGAGCCCGGACGGCTGCGCCATCCACGCCTCGGCGAGCGGGCCGTCGCGCAGCGCCTCGACCGTGGTGCCGGCGTACATGCCGGCGGTCCGCTTGATCGGATCGAACCACCAGAGCTGGTGGATGCCGGCCATCGCGATGATCAGCTTGTCGTCGTACCAGGCCAGGTCCCACGGTGAGGAGAAATCCACGGCGAGCGCGTCGTGGGCGTGGTCGTCGACCGAGGCGCGCCACTGCCGGCCGCTGCCGGCCACCGTGACCACCTCGCCGGACGCCAGGCGTACGCCGCGCAGCAGGTGGTTGACCGTGTCGGCGACCACCAGGTCGTAGCCGGCCACCTCGGCGACGTGCTGCGGCAGCACGCAGAGTCCCTGCGGCTCGGAGAAGGACGCCGCGCCGGCCGGTCCGTCGGCCCGGCCCCGCTCACCCGAGCCGATCCGGCGCACCGGCGTCTCGCCGTCCGGGGCCAGCTCGACCAGGGAGTGCCGGGCCGAGTCGGAGACCAGCAGGTTGCCGTCCGCCAGCAGCACCGCCTTGCCGGGGAAACGCAGCGTGGTTTCCGGTGCCGGCGGCGGGACGTACGGGCCGTCGCCCCGGTGCAGGGTGCCCTTGGCCTCGTGAGTGGCGATCAGCTCGTCGATCAACCGGGCCAGCCCTTCGGCGTGCCCCTCGCCCGCCATGGTGGCGACCACGTAACCCTCCGGGTCGATCACCGACAGGGTCGGCCAGGCCCGGGCCGCGTACTGCTGCCACATGTCCAGCTCGGGATCGTCGAGCACGGGGTGGTGCACCCCGTACCGCTCCACGGCGGCGGCCAGCGCGTCGGCGTCCTTCTCATGCTCGAACTTCGGCGAGTGCACGCCGATCACGACGAGCACATCGCCGTACTTCTCCTCCAGCGGGCGCAGCTCGTCGAGCACGTGCAGGCAGTTGATGCAGCAGAAGGTCCAGAAATCGGCGATAACGATCTTGCCGCGCAGGTCGGCGAGCTTGAGATCGCGTCCACCGGTGTTCAGCCAGCCCCGACCGCGCAGCTCGGGGGCCCGTACTCGTGCGCTCATGTCCCCATCGTGCCTGATCACCGGCCCGCCGCCAGC contains:
- the trhA gene encoding PAQR family membrane homeostasis protein TrhA, with the protein product MTTSAPLRLKPVDIGKPRMRGWLHTYAFFVALVCGIVLCSIAATRPGWAPLVSCVIYSLTVCVLFGTSALYHRRVWSERGYQVMRRMDHSMIFVFIAGTYTPFCALLLAPRPATVMLALVWGGALAGVALKVVWPHAPRWVSAPLYLALGWVSVAMLPEILHGGGVAALVLLMVGGAIYSVGAVFYALRRPNPWPTVFGHHEFFHACTLLAALCHHIAIYFALFA
- a CDS encoding 5-oxoprolinase subunit B family protein, whose protein sequence is MRIRPVGAHALLLDCSAPADVAQAALVDAWRAELWRRRERGELTAVEIVPAASTVLLDGLPDPAATADLLRRWAPTVAASSSHAEGAADRMGERESGEVIVPVDFDGPDLPAVAQHWEVDVPAVLRRLTGTRFRVAFCGFAPGFPYLTGLPAELALPRLATPRPRVPAGSVALAGPYAGIYPSASPGGWLLVGRTELVLFDVHADPPARLGPGTRVRLAAA
- a CDS encoding biotin-dependent carboxyltransferase family protein, whose protein sequence is MTRPAEIEVLRAGALTTVQDLGRPGWAHLGVPRSGALDPAALRLANRLVGNPEQAAGLEITLTGCVLRLTRATTVAITGADVPIRAGDRPGDTGRPLTVPAGTVLRIGPAHRGVRSWLAVAGGIDVPAVLGSRATDTLSGLGPSPLRDNDRLPLGEPFDEPAPVDVTVGPAPPAELHLILRPGPRDDWFTPTAFDRLLGTPYTISPVSNRVGARLAGAPLPRAVAGELPTEGLVLGGVQVPADGQPLIFLADHPTTGGYPVIGVVSDVTPLAQARPGTTVRFHGPQR
- a CDS encoding LamB/YcsF family protein — protein: MDLNADLGEGFGIWRLGDDEALLGLVTSANVACGFHGGDPSTMRRVCEGAARRGVAVGAQVGYRDLAGFGRRHIAYDFAELRDEVTYQLGALSAFCQLFNTRVRYLKPHGALYHAAATDESQAAAVVAAVTGYSPELPVLCMPGSTLAQLAVGAGLPVVAEAFADRGYLPNGVLVPRGTPGALITDPDAVATRAVRIATERTVVAVDGTVIPCPADSICVHGDTHNAVSATELVRASLIDAGVPLAPFA
- a CDS encoding NHL domain-containing thioredoxin family protein, yielding MSARVRAPELRGRGWLNTGGRDLKLADLRGKIVIADFWTFCCINCLHVLDELRPLEEKYGDVLVVIGVHSPKFEHEKDADALAAAVERYGVHHPVLDDPELDMWQQYAARAWPTLSVIDPEGYVVATMAGEGHAEGLARLIDELIATHEAKGTLHRGDGPYVPPPAPETTLRFPGKAVLLADGNLLVSDSARHSLVELAPDGETPVRRIGSGERGRADGPAGAASFSEPQGLCVLPQHVAEVAGYDLVVADTVNHLLRGVRLASGEVVTVAGSGRQWRASVDDHAHDALAVDFSSPWDLAWYDDKLIIAMAGIHQLWWFDPIKRTAGMYAGTTVEALRDGPLAEAWMAQPSGLSVSADGTRLWIADSETSAVRYVENGVLGTAVGQGLFDFGHVDGPAESALLQHPLGVCALPDDSVLIADTYNGAVRRFDPSTGQVSTVVDGLAEPSDLVLTPAGEVLVVESAAHRLTRLAPGSLSAAGASTVDGPRHRTERKPTDVAAGEVTLDVVFTPAPGQKLDETYGPSTRLVVSASPPELLMEGAGTGTELSRRLVLNGEVTDGVLQVTAQAATCDADVEHAACHLTRQDWGVPVRVVDGAATRLPLVLRGLDA